Proteins co-encoded in one Accipiter gentilis chromosome 33, bAccGen1.1, whole genome shotgun sequence genomic window:
- the LLGL1 gene encoding lethal(2) giant larvae protein homolog 1 isoform X3, with the protein MVWAVSGTGQKTQQPVMSTIPYGPFPCKAISKILWRTCESGNPFIIFNGGMPRASYGDRHCVSVLQGQTLATLDFTSRVIDFFTVQSAEAAEGGFENPRALVVLVEEELVAIDLQTPGWPTIPAPYLAPLHSSAITCSCHVSNVPLKLWERIVSAGEQQSPRLSSAAWPIDGGKNLAQEPTQRGLLLTGHEDGTVRFWDASGVSLKPLYKLGTANIFQTDCEHNDSLNQAGEEEWPPFRKVGCFDPYSDDPRLGVQKIALCKYTAKMVVAGTAGQVLVMELSDEKSEHAVSVATVDLLQDREGFTWKGHDRLAPRNGPLPFAPGFQPSVLVQCVPPAAVTAVTLHSEWNLVAFGTSHGFGLFDYYRRNPVLARCTLHPNDSLAMEGPLSRVKSLKKSLRQSFRRIRKSRVSGKKRLNASSPSSKVQEANAQLAEQAGPPEVEMTPVQRRIEPRSADDSLSGVVRCLYFADTFLRDAAHHGPTMWAGTNSGSVFAYALEVPSQEKFSERAVEAVLGKEIQLMHRAPVVSIAVLDGRGNPLPEPYEVSRDLAKAPDMQGSHSMLISSEEQFKVFTLPKVSAKTKFKLTAHEGCRVRKVALVSLASAGSEERLENCLACLTNLGDIHIFTVPGLRPQVHYGCIRKEDISGIASCVFTKHGQGFYLISPSEFERFSLSARNVTEPLCRLEVSRLQDTSCLSNSSTATPKLPQANGTHVPRSPEGRRSPTNSDRSPEEHPAAFSPGPIDSPNSSMENPLDTTGDITVEEVKDFLASSEEAERNLRNASEDEARPAGILIK; encoded by the exons ATGGTGTGGGCGGTGAGCGGTACCGGCCAGAAGACCCAGCAGCCCGTCATGTCCACCATCCCCTACG GTCCATTCCCTTGCAAAGCCATCAGCAAAATTCTCTGGCGGACCTGCGAGTCGGG GAAccccttcatcatcttcaacGGGGGGATGCCGCGGGCAAGCTATGGCGACCGACACTGCGTCAGCGTGCTGCAGGGCCAGACTCTGGCCACGCTCGACTTCACCTCCCGTGTCATCGACTTCTTCACCGTGCAGAGCGCCGAGGCAGCTGAGGGAG gctttGAGAACCCCCGTGCCCTTGTTGTGCTGGTGGAAGAAGAACTGGTGGCCATCGATCTCCAGACTCCGGGCTGGCCCACCATCCCTGCCCCGTACCTGGCACCGCTCCATTCCTCCGCCATCACCTGCTCCTGCCACGTCTCCAACGTGCCCCTCAAGCTCTGGGAGAGGATCGTCAGCGCTGGCGAACAGCAGAGCCCCAGGCTCTCCTCTGCA GCTTGGCCCATCGATGGGGGGAAGAACCTGGCCCAGGAGCCCACGCAGAGGGGGCTTCTCCTCACTGG GCACGAGGATGGCACGGTGCGGTTCTGGGACGCCTCGGGGGTCTCACTAAAGCCCCTCTACAAGCTGGGCACCGCCAACATCTTCCAGACGGACTGCGAGCACAACGACAGCCTCAACCAGGCGGGCGAGGAGGAGTGGCCGCCTTTCCGCAAG GTGGGCTGCTTTGATCCCTACAGCGATGACCCACGCCTGGGCGTGCAGAAGATCGCTCTCTGCAAGTACACGGCCAAGATGGTGGTGGCCGGCACGGCAGGGCAG GTGCTGGTGATGGAGCTGAGCGATGAGAAGTCGGAGCACGCCGTCAGTGTGGCCACTGTGGACCTGCTGCAGGATCGCGAGGGCTTCACCTGGAAGGGCCATGACCGGTTGGCCCCCAGGAACGGGCCTCTGCCCTTCGCCCCCGGCTTCCAGCCCAGCGTGCTTGTGCAGTGCGTGCCCCCCGCCGCCGTCACCGCTGTCACCCTCCACTCCGAGTGGAACCTCGTGGCCTTCGGCACCAGCCATGGCTTTGGACTCTTCGACTATTACCGGCGTAACCCCGTGCTGGCCAG GTGTACGCTGCACCCCAATGACTCACTGGCCATGGAGGGGCCCCTGTCCCGGGTGAAGTCCCTCAAGAAGTCCCTGCGGCAGTCCTTCCGTCGCATCCGCAAGAGCCGGGTGTCGGGCAAGAAGAGGCTCAACGCCAGCAGCCCCTCCAGCAAG GTGCAGGAAGCCAACGCGCAGCTGGCGGAGCAAGCAGGACCCCCCGAGGTGGAGATGACGCCCGTGCAGCGGCGGATTGAGCCTCGCTCGGCTGACGACTCGCTTTCGGGGGTGGTGCGTTGCCTTTACTTCGCCGACACCTTCCTCCGAGAtg CTGCCCACCACGGCCCCACGATGTGGGCAGGGACCAACTCTGGCTCGGTGTTCGCCTATGCCCTGGAAGTGCCATCGCAGGAGAAGTTTTCGGAGCGGGCGGTGGAGGcggtgctggggaaggaaatCCAGCTGATGCACCGGGCACCGGTGGTGTCCATCGCGGTGCTGGACGGGCGAGGGAACCCCCTGCCCGAGCCCTACGAGGTCTCACGGGACCTGGCCAAGGCCCCCGACATGCAGGGCAGCCACTCCATGCTCATCTCCTCCGAGGAGCAGTTCAAG GTCTTCACGCTGCCTAAAGTGAGCGCCAAGACCAAATTCAAGCTGACGGCGCATGAGGGTTGCCGGGTGCGAAAGGTGGCCCTGGTGAGCCTGGCCAGCGCCGGCTCCGAGGAGCGGCTGGAGAACTGCCTGGCTTGTCTCACCAACCTGGGTGACATCCACATCTTCACCGTGCCTGGCCTGCGGCCCCAGGTCCACTATGGCTGCATCCGCAAAGAGGACATCAGCGGCATCGCCTCCTGCGTCTTTACCAAGCATGGCCAGG GTTTCTACCTAATTTCGCCGTCCGAGTTCGAGCGCTTCTCGCTGAGCGCCAGGAACGTGACGGAGCCGTTGTGCCGGCTAGAAGTCTCCCGGCTCCAGGACACCTCCTGCCTCAG CAACAGCTCGACGGCGACGCCGAAGCTGCCGCAGGCGAACGGCACCCACGTCCCGCGCAGCCCCGAGGGCCGACGCTCCCCCACCAACAGCGACC GGTCCCCCGAGGAACACCCGGCCGCCTTCTCGCCCGGCCCCATCGACTCCCCCAACAGCAGCATGGAGAACCCGCTGGACACCACCGGCGACATCACCGTGGAGGAAGTGAAGGATTTTCTGGC GTCCTCGGAAGAAGCGGAGAGGAACCTGAGGAACGCCAGCGAGGACGAAGCCCGGCCCGCGGGGATCCTCATCAAGTGA
- the LLGL1 gene encoding lethal(2) giant larvae protein homolog 1 isoform X2 produces the protein MMKFRFRRQGADPHRDRLRHDLFAFSKTVEHGFPSQPSALAYDPALRVMAIGTKAGAVKLYGAPGVELTGLHKETATVTQLHFLPGQGWLLSLLDDNTLHLWEVCQKDGCSHLEETRSFGLPGRPGCSPGITRVTVVLPTSACAVACLGTEGGAVYFLALPALVLLEDKTLFPDEILQSVPDDYRCGKALGPVESIQEHPRDGSRLLIGYSRGLVVLWEQSTRTVQHLFLGNQQLESLAWEQSGKSIVSSHSDGGYMVWAVSGTGQKTQQPVMSTIPYGPFPCKAISKILWRTCESGNPFIIFNGGMPRASYGDRHCVSVLQGQTLATLDFTSRVIDFFTVQSAEAAEGGFENPRALVVLVEEELVAIDLQTPGWPTIPAPYLAPLHSSAITCSCHVSNVPLKLWERIVSAGEQQSPRLSSAAWPIDGGKNLAQEPTQRGLLLTGHEDGTVRFWDASGVSLKPLYKLGTANIFQTDCEHNDSLNQAGEEEWPPFRKVGCFDPYSDDPRLGVQKIALCKYTAKMVVAGTAGQVLVMELSDEKSEHAVSVATVDLLQDREGFTWKGHDRLAPRNGPLPFAPGFQPSVLVQCVPPAAVTAVTLHSEWNLVAFGTSHGFGLFDYYRRNPVLARCTLHPNDSLAMEGPLSRVKSLKKSLRQSFRRIRKSRVSGKKRLNASSPSSKVQEANAQLAEQAGPPEVEMTPVQRRIEPRSADDSLSGVVRCLYFADTFLRDAAHHGPTMWAGTNSGSVFAYALEVPSQEKFSERAVEAVLGKEIQLMHRAPVVSIAVLDGRGNPLPEPYEVSRDLAKAPDMQGSHSMLISSEEQFKVFTLPKVSAKTKFKLTAHEGCRVRKVALVSLASAGSEERLENCLACLTNLGDIHIFTVPGLRPQVHYGCIRKEDISGIASCVFTKHGQGFYLISPSEFERFSLSARNVTEPLCRLEVSRLQDTSCLSNSSTATPKLPQANGTHVPRSPEGRRSPTNSDRSPEEHPAAFSPGPIDSPNSSMENPLDTTGDITVEEVKDFLASSEEAERNLRNASEDEARPAGILIK, from the exons ATGATGAAGTTTCGGTTCCGGCGGCAGGGTGCCGATCCGCACCGCGATCGCCTCCGCCACGACCTCTTCGCCTTCAGCAAG ACGGTGGAGCACGGCTTCCCCAGCCAGCCCAGCGCCCTGGCCTATGACCCTGCCCTGCGCGTGATGGCCATCGGCACCAAAGCAGGAGCCGTGAAGCT ATACGGCGCGCCAGGCGTGGAGCTGACGGGCTTGCACAAGGAGACGGCCACCGTCACCCAGCTGCATTTCCTCCCCGGCCAG GGCTGGCTCCTCTCCTTGCTGGACGACAACACGCTGCACCTCTGGGAGGTCTGCCAGAAGGACGGCTGCTCTCACCTGGAAGAGACCCGCAGCTTCGGCCTCCCGGGACGCCCAGG CTGCTCTCCTGGCATCACACGGGTGACGGTGGTCCTGCCGACGTCTGCCTGCGCGGTGGCCTGCCTGGGCACCGAGGGCGGCGCGGTGTACTTCCTcgccctgcctgccctggtgctgctggaggaCAAAACCCTCTTCCCGGATGAGATCCTGCAGAG CGTCCCTGATGACTACCGCTGCGGGAAGGCTCTGGGGCCGGTGGAGTCCATCCAGGAACACCCGCGCGATGGCAGCCGGCTCCTCATCGGGTACAGCCGGGGGCTGGTGGTCCTCTGGGAGCAGAGCACGCGCACCGTCCAGCATCTTTTCCTAGGGAACCAG cagctggagagctTGGCCTGGGAGCAAAGCGGGAAGAGCATCGTCAGCTCCCACAGCGATGGTGGGTACATGGTGTGGGCGGTGAGCGGTACCGGCCAGAAGACCCAGCAGCCCGTCATGTCCACCATCCCCTACG GTCCATTCCCTTGCAAAGCCATCAGCAAAATTCTCTGGCGGACCTGCGAGTCGGG GAAccccttcatcatcttcaacGGGGGGATGCCGCGGGCAAGCTATGGCGACCGACACTGCGTCAGCGTGCTGCAGGGCCAGACTCTGGCCACGCTCGACTTCACCTCCCGTGTCATCGACTTCTTCACCGTGCAGAGCGCCGAGGCAGCTGAGGGAG gctttGAGAACCCCCGTGCCCTTGTTGTGCTGGTGGAAGAAGAACTGGTGGCCATCGATCTCCAGACTCCGGGCTGGCCCACCATCCCTGCCCCGTACCTGGCACCGCTCCATTCCTCCGCCATCACCTGCTCCTGCCACGTCTCCAACGTGCCCCTCAAGCTCTGGGAGAGGATCGTCAGCGCTGGCGAACAGCAGAGCCCCAGGCTCTCCTCTGCA GCTTGGCCCATCGATGGGGGGAAGAACCTGGCCCAGGAGCCCACGCAGAGGGGGCTTCTCCTCACTGG GCACGAGGATGGCACGGTGCGGTTCTGGGACGCCTCGGGGGTCTCACTAAAGCCCCTCTACAAGCTGGGCACCGCCAACATCTTCCAGACGGACTGCGAGCACAACGACAGCCTCAACCAGGCGGGCGAGGAGGAGTGGCCGCCTTTCCGCAAG GTGGGCTGCTTTGATCCCTACAGCGATGACCCACGCCTGGGCGTGCAGAAGATCGCTCTCTGCAAGTACACGGCCAAGATGGTGGTGGCCGGCACGGCAGGGCAG GTGCTGGTGATGGAGCTGAGCGATGAGAAGTCGGAGCACGCCGTCAGTGTGGCCACTGTGGACCTGCTGCAGGATCGCGAGGGCTTCACCTGGAAGGGCCATGACCGGTTGGCCCCCAGGAACGGGCCTCTGCCCTTCGCCCCCGGCTTCCAGCCCAGCGTGCTTGTGCAGTGCGTGCCCCCCGCCGCCGTCACCGCTGTCACCCTCCACTCCGAGTGGAACCTCGTGGCCTTCGGCACCAGCCATGGCTTTGGACTCTTCGACTATTACCGGCGTAACCCCGTGCTGGCCAG GTGTACGCTGCACCCCAATGACTCACTGGCCATGGAGGGGCCCCTGTCCCGGGTGAAGTCCCTCAAGAAGTCCCTGCGGCAGTCCTTCCGTCGCATCCGCAAGAGCCGGGTGTCGGGCAAGAAGAGGCTCAACGCCAGCAGCCCCTCCAGCAAG GTGCAGGAAGCCAACGCGCAGCTGGCGGAGCAAGCAGGACCCCCCGAGGTGGAGATGACGCCCGTGCAGCGGCGGATTGAGCCTCGCTCGGCTGACGACTCGCTTTCGGGGGTGGTGCGTTGCCTTTACTTCGCCGACACCTTCCTCCGAGAtg CTGCCCACCACGGCCCCACGATGTGGGCAGGGACCAACTCTGGCTCGGTGTTCGCCTATGCCCTGGAAGTGCCATCGCAGGAGAAGTTTTCGGAGCGGGCGGTGGAGGcggtgctggggaaggaaatCCAGCTGATGCACCGGGCACCGGTGGTGTCCATCGCGGTGCTGGACGGGCGAGGGAACCCCCTGCCCGAGCCCTACGAGGTCTCACGGGACCTGGCCAAGGCCCCCGACATGCAGGGCAGCCACTCCATGCTCATCTCCTCCGAGGAGCAGTTCAAG GTCTTCACGCTGCCTAAAGTGAGCGCCAAGACCAAATTCAAGCTGACGGCGCATGAGGGTTGCCGGGTGCGAAAGGTGGCCCTGGTGAGCCTGGCCAGCGCCGGCTCCGAGGAGCGGCTGGAGAACTGCCTGGCTTGTCTCACCAACCTGGGTGACATCCACATCTTCACCGTGCCTGGCCTGCGGCCCCAGGTCCACTATGGCTGCATCCGCAAAGAGGACATCAGCGGCATCGCCTCCTGCGTCTTTACCAAGCATGGCCAGG GTTTCTACCTAATTTCGCCGTCCGAGTTCGAGCGCTTCTCGCTGAGCGCCAGGAACGTGACGGAGCCGTTGTGCCGGCTAGAAGTCTCCCGGCTCCAGGACACCTCCTGCCTCAG CAACAGCTCGACGGCGACGCCGAAGCTGCCGCAGGCGAACGGCACCCACGTCCCGCGCAGCCCCGAGGGCCGACGCTCCCCCACCAACAGCGACC GGTCCCCCGAGGAACACCCGGCCGCCTTCTCGCCCGGCCCCATCGACTCCCCCAACAGCAGCATGGAGAACCCGCTGGACACCACCGGCGACATCACCGTGGAGGAAGTGAAGGATTTTCTGGC GTCCTCGGAAGAAGCGGAGAGGAACCTGAGGAACGCCAGCGAGGACGAAGCCCGGCCCGCGGGGATCCTCATCAAGTGA
- the LLGL1 gene encoding lethal(2) giant larvae protein homolog 1 isoform X1, producing the protein MMKFRFRRQGADPHRDRLRHDLFAFSKTVEHGFPSQPSALAYDPALRVMAIGTKAGAVKLYGAPGVELTGLHKETATVTQLHFLPGQGWLLSLLDDNTLHLWEVCQKDGCSHLEETRSFGLPGRPGSDSANCSPGITRVTVVLPTSACAVACLGTEGGAVYFLALPALVLLEDKTLFPDEILQSVPDDYRCGKALGPVESIQEHPRDGSRLLIGYSRGLVVLWEQSTRTVQHLFLGNQQLESLAWEQSGKSIVSSHSDGGYMVWAVSGTGQKTQQPVMSTIPYGPFPCKAISKILWRTCESGNPFIIFNGGMPRASYGDRHCVSVLQGQTLATLDFTSRVIDFFTVQSAEAAEGGFENPRALVVLVEEELVAIDLQTPGWPTIPAPYLAPLHSSAITCSCHVSNVPLKLWERIVSAGEQQSPRLSSAAWPIDGGKNLAQEPTQRGLLLTGHEDGTVRFWDASGVSLKPLYKLGTANIFQTDCEHNDSLNQAGEEEWPPFRKVGCFDPYSDDPRLGVQKIALCKYTAKMVVAGTAGQVLVMELSDEKSEHAVSVATVDLLQDREGFTWKGHDRLAPRNGPLPFAPGFQPSVLVQCVPPAAVTAVTLHSEWNLVAFGTSHGFGLFDYYRRNPVLARCTLHPNDSLAMEGPLSRVKSLKKSLRQSFRRIRKSRVSGKKRLNASSPSSKVQEANAQLAEQAGPPEVEMTPVQRRIEPRSADDSLSGVVRCLYFADTFLRDAAHHGPTMWAGTNSGSVFAYALEVPSQEKFSERAVEAVLGKEIQLMHRAPVVSIAVLDGRGNPLPEPYEVSRDLAKAPDMQGSHSMLISSEEQFKVFTLPKVSAKTKFKLTAHEGCRVRKVALVSLASAGSEERLENCLACLTNLGDIHIFTVPGLRPQVHYGCIRKEDISGIASCVFTKHGQGFYLISPSEFERFSLSARNVTEPLCRLEVSRLQDTSCLSNSSTATPKLPQANGTHVPRSPEGRRSPTNSDRSPEEHPAAFSPGPIDSPNSSMENPLDTTGDITVEEVKDFLASSEEAERNLRNASEDEARPAGILIK; encoded by the exons ATGATGAAGTTTCGGTTCCGGCGGCAGGGTGCCGATCCGCACCGCGATCGCCTCCGCCACGACCTCTTCGCCTTCAGCAAG ACGGTGGAGCACGGCTTCCCCAGCCAGCCCAGCGCCCTGGCCTATGACCCTGCCCTGCGCGTGATGGCCATCGGCACCAAAGCAGGAGCCGTGAAGCT ATACGGCGCGCCAGGCGTGGAGCTGACGGGCTTGCACAAGGAGACGGCCACCGTCACCCAGCTGCATTTCCTCCCCGGCCAG GGCTGGCTCCTCTCCTTGCTGGACGACAACACGCTGCACCTCTGGGAGGTCTGCCAGAAGGACGGCTGCTCTCACCTGGAAGAGACCCGCAGCTTCGGCCTCCCGGGACGCCCAGGGTCCGACAGCGCTAA CTGCTCTCCTGGCATCACACGGGTGACGGTGGTCCTGCCGACGTCTGCCTGCGCGGTGGCCTGCCTGGGCACCGAGGGCGGCGCGGTGTACTTCCTcgccctgcctgccctggtgctgctggaggaCAAAACCCTCTTCCCGGATGAGATCCTGCAGAG CGTCCCTGATGACTACCGCTGCGGGAAGGCTCTGGGGCCGGTGGAGTCCATCCAGGAACACCCGCGCGATGGCAGCCGGCTCCTCATCGGGTACAGCCGGGGGCTGGTGGTCCTCTGGGAGCAGAGCACGCGCACCGTCCAGCATCTTTTCCTAGGGAACCAG cagctggagagctTGGCCTGGGAGCAAAGCGGGAAGAGCATCGTCAGCTCCCACAGCGATGGTGGGTACATGGTGTGGGCGGTGAGCGGTACCGGCCAGAAGACCCAGCAGCCCGTCATGTCCACCATCCCCTACG GTCCATTCCCTTGCAAAGCCATCAGCAAAATTCTCTGGCGGACCTGCGAGTCGGG GAAccccttcatcatcttcaacGGGGGGATGCCGCGGGCAAGCTATGGCGACCGACACTGCGTCAGCGTGCTGCAGGGCCAGACTCTGGCCACGCTCGACTTCACCTCCCGTGTCATCGACTTCTTCACCGTGCAGAGCGCCGAGGCAGCTGAGGGAG gctttGAGAACCCCCGTGCCCTTGTTGTGCTGGTGGAAGAAGAACTGGTGGCCATCGATCTCCAGACTCCGGGCTGGCCCACCATCCCTGCCCCGTACCTGGCACCGCTCCATTCCTCCGCCATCACCTGCTCCTGCCACGTCTCCAACGTGCCCCTCAAGCTCTGGGAGAGGATCGTCAGCGCTGGCGAACAGCAGAGCCCCAGGCTCTCCTCTGCA GCTTGGCCCATCGATGGGGGGAAGAACCTGGCCCAGGAGCCCACGCAGAGGGGGCTTCTCCTCACTGG GCACGAGGATGGCACGGTGCGGTTCTGGGACGCCTCGGGGGTCTCACTAAAGCCCCTCTACAAGCTGGGCACCGCCAACATCTTCCAGACGGACTGCGAGCACAACGACAGCCTCAACCAGGCGGGCGAGGAGGAGTGGCCGCCTTTCCGCAAG GTGGGCTGCTTTGATCCCTACAGCGATGACCCACGCCTGGGCGTGCAGAAGATCGCTCTCTGCAAGTACACGGCCAAGATGGTGGTGGCCGGCACGGCAGGGCAG GTGCTGGTGATGGAGCTGAGCGATGAGAAGTCGGAGCACGCCGTCAGTGTGGCCACTGTGGACCTGCTGCAGGATCGCGAGGGCTTCACCTGGAAGGGCCATGACCGGTTGGCCCCCAGGAACGGGCCTCTGCCCTTCGCCCCCGGCTTCCAGCCCAGCGTGCTTGTGCAGTGCGTGCCCCCCGCCGCCGTCACCGCTGTCACCCTCCACTCCGAGTGGAACCTCGTGGCCTTCGGCACCAGCCATGGCTTTGGACTCTTCGACTATTACCGGCGTAACCCCGTGCTGGCCAG GTGTACGCTGCACCCCAATGACTCACTGGCCATGGAGGGGCCCCTGTCCCGGGTGAAGTCCCTCAAGAAGTCCCTGCGGCAGTCCTTCCGTCGCATCCGCAAGAGCCGGGTGTCGGGCAAGAAGAGGCTCAACGCCAGCAGCCCCTCCAGCAAG GTGCAGGAAGCCAACGCGCAGCTGGCGGAGCAAGCAGGACCCCCCGAGGTGGAGATGACGCCCGTGCAGCGGCGGATTGAGCCTCGCTCGGCTGACGACTCGCTTTCGGGGGTGGTGCGTTGCCTTTACTTCGCCGACACCTTCCTCCGAGAtg CTGCCCACCACGGCCCCACGATGTGGGCAGGGACCAACTCTGGCTCGGTGTTCGCCTATGCCCTGGAAGTGCCATCGCAGGAGAAGTTTTCGGAGCGGGCGGTGGAGGcggtgctggggaaggaaatCCAGCTGATGCACCGGGCACCGGTGGTGTCCATCGCGGTGCTGGACGGGCGAGGGAACCCCCTGCCCGAGCCCTACGAGGTCTCACGGGACCTGGCCAAGGCCCCCGACATGCAGGGCAGCCACTCCATGCTCATCTCCTCCGAGGAGCAGTTCAAG GTCTTCACGCTGCCTAAAGTGAGCGCCAAGACCAAATTCAAGCTGACGGCGCATGAGGGTTGCCGGGTGCGAAAGGTGGCCCTGGTGAGCCTGGCCAGCGCCGGCTCCGAGGAGCGGCTGGAGAACTGCCTGGCTTGTCTCACCAACCTGGGTGACATCCACATCTTCACCGTGCCTGGCCTGCGGCCCCAGGTCCACTATGGCTGCATCCGCAAAGAGGACATCAGCGGCATCGCCTCCTGCGTCTTTACCAAGCATGGCCAGG GTTTCTACCTAATTTCGCCGTCCGAGTTCGAGCGCTTCTCGCTGAGCGCCAGGAACGTGACGGAGCCGTTGTGCCGGCTAGAAGTCTCCCGGCTCCAGGACACCTCCTGCCTCAG CAACAGCTCGACGGCGACGCCGAAGCTGCCGCAGGCGAACGGCACCCACGTCCCGCGCAGCCCCGAGGGCCGACGCTCCCCCACCAACAGCGACC GGTCCCCCGAGGAACACCCGGCCGCCTTCTCGCCCGGCCCCATCGACTCCCCCAACAGCAGCATGGAGAACCCGCTGGACACCACCGGCGACATCACCGTGGAGGAAGTGAAGGATTTTCTGGC GTCCTCGGAAGAAGCGGAGAGGAACCTGAGGAACGCCAGCGAGGACGAAGCCCGGCCCGCGGGGATCCTCATCAAGTGA